In Sparus aurata chromosome 2, fSpaAur1.1, whole genome shotgun sequence, a single genomic region encodes these proteins:
- the LOC115596593 gene encoding zinc finger CCHC domain-containing protein 12-like, translated as MEIVEKENIKVPNSLIISGLSHTSVDEEIADYLKQYGLIARIVRIDNSESEFHKQAIVEFESGEAVQTIEAILPLERPSSADPKIIHHVQTLSSVYSGNAGTKVTHTFLSELKDIAKLSGKSFEDILREELTRITDTINDPNQPVSEELTTPSTTAIAPPNLTQAKESKLTTVETPLQAEPATPLFSPVQGETMHNFNLSPEHLSTPDVQRVVVEHIVKSTDIASQFHSPAKLRSFSGRVPCPNYEVDYDTWRTSVDFYLTDPTVSQSQLVRRIADSLLPPAANVVKPLGPQAPPHAYLDLLDSAYATIEDGDELFAKFLNTHQNAGEKPSGYLHRLQSSLNAAVRKKTVCARDADKQLLKQFCRGCWNNSLIATLQLEQKQNDPPSFSELLLLLRTEEDKQAAKASRMKQHLGITKPKVQANAQAACINDIDDYDVQTQDNSMSTAVEQIKKQIANLQAQISAFSVAKGEQAVRSKTAKTQKAKANENRPIPQIPQKQSPGKTPSLRPRPWYCFKCGEDGHIVASCSNPPNPQLVDTKRKELKERQQAWDKKNTPSDTPPLN; from the coding sequence ATGGAGATTGTTGAGAAAGAGAATATCAAAGTACCAAACTCGCTCATAATTAGTGGGCTGTCTCACACCTCTGTAGATGAGGAGATTGCGGATTACCTAAAGCAGTATGGGTTAATTGCAAGGATAGTTCGTATTGATAACTCTGAGTCTGAATTTCACAAACAGGCCATTGTTGAGTTTGAATCAGGTGAAGCAGTACAGACAATTGAAGCCATATTACCATTAGAGAGGCCAAGTTCTGCAGACCCTAAGATCATTCACCATGTACAAACCCTGTCTAGTGTCTACAGCGGTAATGCAGGCACTAAGGTCACTCATACATTTCTATCTGAGCTTAAAGACATAGCCAAACTGAGTGGAAAGTCCTTTGAGGACATTTTACGAGAGGAGCTAACTAGGATAACAGACACCATTAATGACCCTAACCAACCAGTGAGTGAGGAGTTAACGACCCCTTCTACAACTGCCATAGCTCCACCCAATCTCACACAAGCTAAAGAGTCAAAACTTACCACTGTTGAAACTCCACTTCAGGCTGAACCTGCTACACCGCTATTTTCACCTGTACAAGGAGAGACCATGCATAACTTCAACTTGTCCCCTGAGCATCTCAGTACCCCAGATGTACAGCGTGTAGTCGTGGAACATATTGTGAAAAGCACAGATATTGCATCCCAGTTCCACTCTCCTGCTAAACTGAGGTCTTTCTCAGGGAGAGTCCCCTGTCCCAACTATGAAGTTGACTATGACACCTGGAGAACCAGTGTCGATTTCTACTTGACTGATCCCACTGTTTCTCAGTCACAGTTGGTAAGACGAATCGCCGACAGTCTCTTACCTCCCGCGGCTAATGTAGTGAAGCCTTTAGGTCCCCAAGCTCCTCCACACGCTTACCTGGATTTGCTTGACTCAGCGTATGCAACCATTGAAGATGGAGATGAGTTGTTCGCTAAATTTCTTAATACTCACCAGAATGCAGGAGAGAAGCCATCTGGCTATCTTCATAGGCTACAGTCATCCTTGAATGCAGCTGTGAGGAAGAAAACTGTATGTGCAAGAGATGCAGACAAGCAGCTACTCAAACAGTTCTGTAGGGGTTGCTGGAACAACTCATTGATTGCAACGCTCCAgctggaacaaaaacagaatgatcCACCCAGTTTCTCAGAACTTTTGCTGTTGTTACGTACCGAAGAAGATAAGCAAGCAGCTAAGGCTAGCCGAATGAAGCAACATTTAGGAATCACCAAGCCAAAAGTTCAGGCTAACGCACAAGCTGCATGTATCAATGACATAGATGATTATGATGTGCAAACCCAAGATAACAGTATGTCAACAGCTGTGGAGCAGATTAAGAAACAGATAGCCAATCTCCAAGCACAGATTTCAGCTTTCTCAGTTGCAAAAGGAGAACAAGCTGTTAGGTCTAAAACAGCTAAGACTCAAAAAGCTAAGGCAAATGAGAACCGACCTATCCCTCAGATCCCTCAGAAGCAGTCACCAGGCAAGACCCCGTCATTGAGGCCCAGGCCATggtattgttttaaatgtgggGAGGATGGTCATATCGTTGCCAGTTGTAGCAATCCTCCAAATCCGCAGCTGGTTGACACTAAGAGAAAAGAGCTGAAAGAAAGGCAACAGGCTTGGGACAAGAAAAACACTCCTAGTGACACTCCCCCTTTAAACTAG
- the LOC115597025 gene encoding uncharacterized protein K02A2.6-like, producing MFPKYSDAELARLQQADPDISGIIKMIQSGEPAPACLKSESLEFRLMLREMSRFELKDGLLYRRRQCDNKQMYQLVLPHVLKSSVLSSLHNEMGHVGVERTLELARSRFYWPKMSSDVESKVKTCERCVKRKSQPEKAAPLVSIKTSRPMELVCMDFLSLEPDSHNTKDVLVITDHFTKYAIAIPTKDQKATTVARCLWEQFLVHYGFPERLHSDQGRDFESLIIKELCTLVGIKKTRTSPYHPRGNPVERFNRTLLSMLGTLKEKEKKKWREYVKPLAHAYNCTRNDVTGFSPYELMFGRQPRLPIDIAFGLPVRDSSVTSHSQYVKNLKSYLTASYQLAMSNAKKVADKNKRRFDMRVREASLEIGDRVLVRNLRLRSKHKLADRWESTVYVVQQRAGDLPVYTVCPEGQDGPTRTLHRDLLLPCGFLSEVEEESEETRPIIKPRTRRTPIQPDERPLDSEEEDDSPLFYPVEMVETEARVREPVSMTLPEREMATENKTSPQTKSSPDLESVPVEKGSTNLTGNLPDLTLNNSEPVENNPMEQEPENNPCAETEKHVDWMETQNDVTELQSSTHTSLSEMGRDEQLIEREQEQLTTSNSSHEQTIVGAEGTPLPSSCDLADAPQTDLNQPAIADDHVSVENTDGAISDQSMDTVRRSERSKRPPRKFTYPELGNPLISFAQTLLEGFNRVLVETFESNNSFERKNMKGLMSI from the exons ATGTTTCCCAAGTACAGTGACGCCGAGTTGGCCAGACTTCAGCAAGCAGATCCCGACATTAGTGGTATCATAAAGATGATTCAGTCGGGAGAACCAGCACCTGCCTGTCTAAAGTCTGAGTCACTTGAGTTTCGACTAATGCTGAGAGAGATGAGTCGGTTTGAACTGAAGGATGGTCTGCTATACAGGAGGCGACAAtgtgacaacaaacaaatgtatCAACTTGTCCTCCCACATGTATTGAAGTCATCTGTGCTCAGTAGTCTTCACAATGAGATGGGTCATGTCGGGGTGGAGCGCACTCTGGAGCTGGCCAGATCTAGGTTTTATTGGCCTAAAATGTCATCTGATGTTGAATCAAAGGTCAAAACCTGTGAAAGATGTGTCAAAAGGAAAAGCCAGCCAGAAAAGGCTGCACCTTTGGTCAGTATCAAAACCAGCCGACCCATGGAACTTGTCTGTATGGACTTTTTATCTCTGGAACCGGACAGCCATAACACCAAGGATGTTCTGGTCATTACAGACCATTTTACTAAATATGCCATTGCTATACCTACCAAAGACCAGAAGGCCACCACAGTAGCTCGATGTCTGTGGGAGCAGTTTCTTGTTCATTACGGATTCCCAGAGCGTCTCCATAGTGATCAAGGCCGTGACTTTGAGTCTCTGATCATTAAGGAGCTTTGCACCTTAGTAGGTATAAAGAAAACCAGGACGAGTCCGTACCATCCCCGAGGGAATCCAGTGGAGCGGTTTAACCGCACATTGCTGAGCATGCTGGGTACTCTaaaggaaaaggagaagaaaaagtggCGTGAGTATGTGAAGCCACTCGCTCATGCATATAACTGCACGAGGAACGACGTAACTGGTTTCTCACCCTACGAGCTTATGTTTGGGCGACAGCCTAGACTACCCATTGACATTGCTTTCGGGTTACCAGTCAGAGACAGCTCAGTCACTTCACACTCCCAATATGTGAAAAACTTGAAGTCTTACTTGACAGCAAGCTACCAACTAGCTATGTCAAATGCAAAGAAAGTAGCTGACAAGAACAAGCGAAGGTTTGACATGCGGGTGAGAGAGGCAAGTCTGGAGATAGGAGATAGAGTTCTGGTGCGTAATCTCCGCCTCCGCAGTAAGCATAAACTCGCTGACCGGTGGGAGTCCACTGTTTATGTGGTacagcagagagcaggagaCTTACCTGTCTATACAGTATGCCCTGAAGGTCAGGATGGTCCAACACGCACACTGCACCGGGATCTACTACTTCCATGCGGATTCCTCTCTGAAGTAGAGGAAGAGTCTGAAGAAACCAGACCCATTATTAAGCCCAGAACAAGACGAACCCCCATCCAACCCGATGAAAGACCGCTGGActcagaagaggaagatgacagTCCGTTATTTTATCCAGTTGAAATGGTTGAGACAGAGGCAAGGGTCCGTGAGCCTGTCAGTATGACTTTGCCTGAGAGGGAAATGgcaactgaaaataaaacaagtccTCAAACAAAATCTTCACCTGATCTGGAAAGTGT ACCTGTGGAAAAAGGAAGTACAAATCTGACTGGAAACTTACCTGATTTAACTCTAAACAACTCTGAACCTGTGGAAAACAACCCAATGGAACAGGAACCTGAAAACAACCCCTGtgctgaaacagaaaaacacgtTGATTGGATGGAGACACAGAACGATGTAACTGAACTTCAAAGCTCAACTCATACATCCTTATCAGAAATGGGAAGGGATGAACAACTaattgagagagagcaggaaCAGTTAACCACTTCCAACAGTTCTCATGAGCAGACTATTGTTGGAGCAGAAGGTACTCCTTTGCCAAGTTCATGTGACTTAGCGGATGCTCCTCAGACAGATCTTAACCAGCCAGCTATCGCTGATGACCATGTTTCTGTAGAAAACACAGATGGTGCCATTAGTGATCAAAGTATGGACACTGTACGTAGATCTGAGCGTTCAAAGAGACCACCTCGAAAGTTCACTTACCCAGAACTTGGAAATCCCTTGATTTCCTTTGCTCAGACTTTACTGGAAGGATTTAATAGAGTTTTAGTTGAAACATTTGAAAGTAATAATTCTTTTGAAAGGAAGAACATGAAGGGACTCATGTCAATTTAG